From Vicinamibacterales bacterium:
TGGTCATGCACGGCCGGCGCGCAGACGCTGTCGGTCGATGGAACGCGGTTCGGCATCGATGGTCGCGCGACGCGGCTTCTCCTCTTCATCTCGTACTTCGACGGCCTCCACGCCTCGAAACTGAACGACGACCTCGACTACCTGTCCGTCACTCTGCGCTTCGACGGCATTCGCGTGCTGCCGAACTGGCAGCGGCGCGATGCCGGGTACTGCCCGATCGAGTCCGACGAGACGACGTTGTTCGATGCGGCCGGCAACGTGCGCGGCGACACGACTCCGGCGTCTGGGCCGCTGAAGCGCCTGCTGGATCTGATCGACGCGGCCCGCGCAAGAACGCTCGTCGTCGACGTCTCCTTCACGCGGGAGACGGTGCCGGGCCTGAACGAGGAGAACTACGTCCGCGCCGCCACCCGGACGGCGAAACTGCTCGCGCCGTATCGCAACGTGCTGATCGATCTTCAAAACGAGATCGACAAGAACGCGCTCAGCGAGGCGCAGACGACACGGCTTCGAGAGGCGATCGCCGCCGTCGACGCCGCTCGAGTGATCGTCGCCTCGCGCGGCGGGCCCGCGCCGGACGTCATCGCCTACAACCAGCGAATCGGCGCGACCGCGATCGCGTATCACGATCCGCGCGTCGCCCAATGGGCGGAGCAGACGGCGGCGGCCGTCGCGCCGCTGGCCGCGTCAGGCCGGCCGGTCTACCTACAGGAGCCGCAGGCGTGGAACTCCGGGATGACGATTTGCCACCGTGTGGAGGGGAAGACTCTCGACGCGGACGGCGATGCGGCGCACTTCCGGGGCGCGGTGACGCACGCGCGTGACGCCGGTGCCGCCGCGTGGACGTTCCACACCCGTCAAGGATTCAGGCTCGATACCGCCGACGGCATTCGGTCGCGTGTCCAGGCGAATTCGTCAGAACGGGCGCTGCTCGAGGGGGCTGCAGGCGCGGCGGCGCTCAGCACGATCGCCAGCGGCAGCGCGACGACGCGCTAGCGCCATTTTCCAGCGGGCGTGTAGGCCCGCGCGGAAAGCCCCTAGCGCTGCGCGGCGGTGCAGGCGAACGGCTCGACGCGGCGAACCGCCGCACCGGTCTCACGCCGCGGCACGAGCATTTTCGGATCGTCGGCCGGGGTCTTTCGGATCAGTACCAGGCCGCAGATGACGTCCGCTCGCGAGCGTTCGACTGCCGAATGCGCGACTGGAAAGCGGATGGCAAACCGCGGCTGCACGGCTGACTCTTGCGGGGGCCTTGACAGGAGAGACAGGAGCGACGCGAGCACGACCGTGGCGGTCATGCGGCCAGTCTACTCCTGCTGACGTCCTCGTGCTTGCAGCGGTCTCCATCAAGGACAAATGGAGGCAGATGGAATGAAGCGCAACTATATCTTCGGCACGATGTTCGCGGTCGCACTTGGTGTTTCGGTCGCGGCGCAGTCGCCGACCGGTCAGACCGGCACACCGCCACAGGGTACGCAGACGCATGGGTCGCAGACACCGGCCACGCCGGCCTCACCAACTACGCCGGCCACGCCGCCCACCACCGGGAGCCAGATTCAGAAGCCCGTTCCAGGGACGCAGGGTACGACTCCCCCCGCCAGTCAGCCGCTCACCGTCACTGGCTGTCTCACGGGCGGTACGGGAATGAACGCGGCCTACACGCTGAACGGCGTGACTGGCGGCGCGGCGAATTCGCCGACGTCCTACACGCTCCTCGGCGGTGATCGCAGCGCGATGGGGCAATACGGCAATTCGCGCGTGGAGGTGATTGGCACGACGGCGCCTCAGCCTGGCTCGGCATCGCAGAGTGTTGGCACGTCCGGACGCGCCCCCGTAACGGGCGCACCGGGCGCGCCGGCCACCGGGGCTACGGGCGCAACCGCCGCGGGTGGCAACGGAACCGCCGCGGCACCGCCCACCGGAACGGGCACGGTCGGGGCAGGAACGGCCGCCACCGGCGCTGCGGGATCGGTTGCGCCAACTGCCTCCGGCGCCGCGCCGACGAACTTCACCGTGACGTCGATTCGACAGGTTCCGGGAACCTGCGGAGGAAACTAGAAGGAATGTGGTGGGGAAGGGAGGTCGGGTGATCGCAACTCTGGCAGATCCCTCGATCCCCCGACCTACTCCACTCTGTAATTCGGCGCTTCCTTCGTGATGATCACGTCGTGGACGTGCCCTTCGCGGAGACCGGCGGGGGAGACGCGGATCATCCGGGCGCTGTGCTGCAGCGTCGCGACGTCTTTCGAACCGGTGTAACCCATGCCGGCGCGGAGTCCCCCGACGAGCTGGTGAACCATCGCGGCGACGGATCCCTTGTGGGCGACGCGCCCTTCGATGCCTTCGGGAACGAGCTTTTCGGCGGCCTCGGGGTTGCGCTCGAGATCGAACTCGTCCTGGAAATAACGATCGCGGCTGCCGCGGCGCATCGCGCCGAGCGAGCCCATGCCGCGGTATTCCTTGAAGCTCCGGCCCTGGAACAGGATCATCTCGCCCGGACTCTCGTCGGTGCCGGCGAACAGACTGCCGATCATGCACGCGCTGGCGCCGACGGCCATCGCCTTCGTGATATCGCCCGAGTAGCGGATGCCGCCGTCGCCGATGATCGGCACCTTGTGGCGGGCGGCGGCGCGCGCGCACTCGGCGATCGCGGTGATCATTGGCACACCGATGCCGGCGACGACGCGCGTTGTGCAGATCGAGCCGGCGCCGATGCCGACCTTGACGGCGTCGACGCCAAGGTCGATCAGCGCTTCGGTGGCTTCCGCGGTGGCCACGTTGCCGGCCACCACGTCGACCGCGGTGAACTGGCGGCGCACCCGCCGCACCATGTCGAGGACCCCCTGCGAGTGGCCGTGCGCGGTGTCGATCACCAGCGCGTCGACGTTCGCGGCGACGAGCGCCTCCGCGCGCTCGAACGCGTCCTTGCCGACGCCGATTGCGGCGCCGCAGCGCAGGCGGCCGAGCGAATCCTTACAGGCGTTCGGATACTTGATTGCTTTCTGGATGTCCTTGACGGTGATCAGCCCCTTGAGCCGGTACTGATCGTCGACGACGAGCAGCTTCTCGACCTTGTGCCGGTGGAGAATGTCACGGGCCGCGTCGAGCGTCGTGCCGACCGACACGGTGAACAGCGGCTCGCGCGTCATGATGTCGGCGATCGGCCGGTCGACATTGGTTTCGAAGCGGAGGTCGCGGTTGGTGAGGATGCCGACGAGCCGTCCCTCCTTGCTGCCGTCCTGGGTGATGGGCACCCCGGAGATCCGGTACTTCTTCATCAGCTCCAGCGCTTCGAAGATCCGGTTGGTCGGCGACAGCGTGATCGGGTTGACGATCATGCCGCTCTCGGAGCGCTTCACGCGGTCGACTTCCTGGGCCTGTTCCTCGACGGTGAGGTTCTTGTGAATGACCCCGATGGCGCCTTGCTGAGCCATCGCGATCGCCAGGCGCGATTCGGTGACGGTATCCATCGCCGCACTGGCGAGCGGCACGTTGAGCCGGATGTTGCGGCTGAACCAGGAGCTGACGTCCACCGCGCTCGGCAGAATCGTCGAATGCTGGGGCACCAGCAGAACGTCGTCGAAGGTGAGGGCGGTCGTGAGACCGACCGAGATCTGATCCGCGTTCAGGACGTCAGTGCGAGTTTCCATATGCCCCCGCCGGACCTGCCGGCCCGGCCTGCAACAAGGGCGGACCAAGCGGTCCGCCCTGGGATGTCACGTGTTCACGCCGTGGCACTTCTTGTACTTCTTGCCGCTGCCGCACGGACAGGGGTCGTTGCGTCCGACCTTCGGTTCGTCGCGCTTGACCTGCTTGACCACGTCGTCGCCGCCTGTGCGCGCGGGCCGCGGCGGCTGAGCGGGGCCGGCGCCGCGCGGCGGCCCCGGGGGCGGCGCGCCGCCACCGATCGCGCCAAACGGCGAGGCGGGCTGTGACGACGGCGAATTGAGGGTGACCTGCGACGGGCTCGGGCGCCGCGGCGCCGGCCGCTGCGGCACCGCGGCCGGAGCCGTGCCGTCGCCGACGACCGGCATCAACCGCCACAGGTACCGGACGATCTCTTCCTCGACGCGATCGCGCATCGCCGTGAAGAGCTCGAAGCTCTCCTTCTTGTACTCGACCAGCGGATCGCGCTGGCCATAGCCGCGCAGGCCGATTCCTTCCTTGAGATGGTCGAGCGAGTAGAGGTGATCCTTCCACTGTGCGTCGACGATCTGCAGCATGATGTCGCGCTCGACGCGGTGGAGGATCGCCGGATCGTCGAGCAGCTTCTCCTTGGCTTCGTACTTCGCTTTGGCCAGATCCCAGACGAGATCGGTCATCTCCTCCGCGGTCTTGCTGCCGAAGTCGAGCTGCTCGCGCTCGTCCGGATCGAAGCCGAACACCTCCGACACGGCGGCGGCCAGCGCGTCGAGGTCCCATTCCTCCGGATCGGCCTTTTCGTCGGCGTAGCTGGCGACGGTGTTGGCCGCCATGTCCTCGGCGAGCGCCGTCAGATAGGCGCGGATGTCGAGCGGCTCCTCGCCCTGTTCGAAACGGACGTGGCCCTCGAGGATCTCGCGGCGCTGCGCGTAGACGTTCTCGCGCTGCTTGTTCATCACGTCGTCGTATTCGAGCAGGTGCTTGCGCACGCTGTAGTTCTGCGCCTCGACCTGCTTCTGCGCGCGCTCGATCGCCTTGGTCACCATGCGGTGCTCGATCGGGACGCCTTCCTCCATGCCGAGCCGCTGCATCAGCCCGGAGATGCGATCCGACCCGAAGATGCGCATCAGGTCGTCTTCGAGCGAGAGATAGAAGCGCGACGATCCCGGATCCCCCTGCCGGCCGGCGCGGCCGCGGAGCTGGTTGTCGATGCGGCGCGCCTCGTGACGCTCGGTGGCGATGATGTGCAGCCCGCCGAGGCTCACCACCTCGTCGTGCTCGACGTCGGTGCTGCGCTTGTAGGCGTTGAACATCTGCTCGTACTGCCCGCGCGGCGCGCGGTAGAAGCTGTCCAGGTGGTAGAAGTAGATGAAGTCGGCGTCGTCGACGAACTTCTCCTGGCCCTTCGGCAGCCTCTCGACGATTTGATCGGCCAGCGCCTGCTGCCGCGCCATGAACTCCGGATTGCCGCCGAGCAGGATGTCGGTGCCGCGGCCGGCCATGTTGGTCGCGATCGTCACGGTGCCCTTGCGGCCGGCCTGCGCGACGATCTCCGCTTCCTGGGCGTGGAACTTGGCGTTGAGGACGACGTGCCGGATGCCGCGCAGCTTCAGCAGCTTCGACAGCCGCTCCGACTTCTCGATCGAGACGGTGCCGACCAGCACCGGCCGTCCGCTCGTCTGTTTGTCGAGGATGTCGGTGACGATCGCGTCGTATTTTTCCTTCTCGGTCCGGTAGACGGTGTCGGGTTCCTCGACGCGCTGCAGCTGGCGGTTGGTCGGGATGACCATCACGTCGAGCTTGTAGATGTCCGCGAATTCCTGCGCCTCGGTGTCGGCGGTGCCGGTCATGCCAGAGAGCTTCTTGTACTTGCGGAAGTAGTTCTGGAAGGTGACGGTGGCGAGCGTCTGGTTCTCGCGCTCGATCTTCACCTCCGGATGCTGGGAGTTGTGCTCCTTGGCCTCGACGGCCTGGTGGAGGCCGTCGCTCCAGCGGCGCCCCGGCATCAGGCGGCCGGTGAACTCGTCGACGATCACGACCGCGCCGTCCTTGACCATGTACTCGACGTCGAGGTGGAAGAGCGTGTGGGCGCGCAGCGCCTGGTTGACGTGGTGCAGCACCCGCATGTTCGCCGGATCGTAGAGGCCGTCGGTGTTCGGCTCGAGGCGATGGGCCATCATCTTCTCGGTCTTGGCCATGCCGCTCTCGGTCAGCGTCACCGTCTTGTGCTTCTCGTCGACGATGTAATCGCCGGTCTTCTCGAGCTCTTCGCGGTCTTCGGCCTTGACGTCGCCGCGGGTCGTCGCGCCCTTGGCCAGCCGCGGAATGATGTGGTCGACCTCGTAATAGAGCTCGGTCGACTCCTCGGCGGGGCCGGAGATGATGAGCGGGGTGCGCGCCTCGTCGATGAGGATCGAGTCGACTTCGTCGACGATCGCGAAGTGATGGCCGCGCTGGACGTAGTGCGCGAGCTCGAACTTCATGTTGTCGCGCAGATAGTCGAAGCCGAACTCGTTGTTGGTGCCGTAGGTGATGTCGCAGGCGTAGGCGACCTGCCGCTCCTGATCGTTGAGGTCGTGCTGGATGACGCCGACCGTCATGCCGAGGAAGCGGTAGATCCGGCCCATCCATTCCGAGTCGCGGCGGGCCAGATAGTCGTTGACCGTGACGACGTGGACACCTTGGCCGGCGAGCGCGTTGAGAAAGGCCGGCAGCGTCGCGACCAGCGTCTTGCCTTCGCCGGTCTTCATCTCGGCGATCTTGCCGCGGTGGAGCACCATGCCGCCGATGAGCTGCACGTCGAAGTGCCGCATGTTGAGCGTGCGGCGGCCCGCCTCGCGAACGACCGCGAAGGCTTCCGGCAGCAGATCGTCGAGCGTCTCTCCCTGTTCCAGGCGCAGCCGGAACTCAGCTGTCTTGCCCCGGATTTGTTCGTCGGTGAGGGTCTTGATCGAGGGTTCGAGCGCGTTGACTTGCGCCACGACCGGCGTCAGCCGCTTGAGCTCGCGCTCGTTGGCTGTGCCAAAGACTTTCGCCAGTGCCTTGTCGATGATCATGGGAGAGCGGGTATCCAGTAATTGTAGCAGCTTGTCGAGCGGCGCGCGGGACCGGCGGGCACGGAGAGTGCGGGTGGGGGAGAGTGCGAGGGGCGGAGCCCTCCGACAATCAGTGCGCGAGCAGGGTCATCGGGTTCGTCAGCTTGCCGTTCATCCACACTTCGTAGTGCAGATGCGAGCCGGTCGAACGCCCGGTGGATCCCACGTACCCGATGACGTCGCCGCGCTTGACGTGCTGATCGGCCATCACCGCGATGCGCGACAGGTGGCCGTATTTGGTCATGATGCCGAAGCCATGATCGAGCGCGACCATGTTGCCGTAGGCGCCATTGGCGCCGGCCGAGGCGACGGTCGCGTCGGCGGTGGCGAGCACCGGCTGGCCGTAGTCGGCGGAGATGTCGAGGCCAGGGTGGAAGTCCTTGTCGTTGGTGAACGGATCGATGCGGTTGCCGTAGCTGGAGGTCAGCCAGCCGGCGACCGGCCAGATGGACGGCGTGGCCGCGGCCAGGGCGTTGCGGCGGTCGACGCTGTCGCGCACCGAGTCGAGCCGGTTCCCGATCGCGCCCAGCAGGTCGCTGAGGACGCCGAGGACCGTATCGGGGGACGAGAGGCCGCTTCGCAGCATTGGCGCGATGCCGCTGCCGACCGCGCCGCCCATCGCGCGTGATCTCACGTTTGACGGAAGTCTGTCGATCGCCCTGCCGGCGGTGGGATCGACGGTCGCCCGCTCGCCGAGCTCGTCGACGGCGGCCTGCAGCGCCGACACCTGGCCGGCCAGCTGGCCGGTGGCCGCGCGGTAACTCGCATTCTCGACCTGCAGCGCCGCGTTGTTGGCGTGCAGGCCGTTGATCATCGCCGACGCGCTCCAGCGCGCGCCCATGCCGACGAGCACCGGCAGCGCAAACACCCCGGCGACCATGGCCAGTGTCGGCCACAACGAGATGGTCAACCGGCGGACGGTGCCGGTCTGGCGATCAGCGATGACAACGGTATAGCGTCGCGCGTTCATATAACTCGGCCGGGCTTTGGGTGGAACCACGGAACTATAGCACAGCCGTGTAGTTGCGGCGACCACGGCCGCAGGCTTGCACTCCGAACGTCCAGACCCTGCGAAGGTCGGTTGAATGAGTAAACAGTGCACCAGATGCGGAAAGGAGACGGCAAATGAAGGCAACTGTCGTCCTCGCCGCGCTCCTCGTCGGCGTAACCGTGGCGTGGTTCGGCGAACCGGCAGTCACGGCAGCCGGTTTGACGATGAGCCGCGGCTATGCGGGACGTCCGCTCGAGCCAGCCTGGATGGTGCTGTCGGGCGTAGCGCTCATCGCGCTCGGTGGTGTGGTGCGGCGCTTGACGCCGTGAGTCAACCTGCTTCGTGCTGAAGCCGTTCTCTCGAGGACGGCCGGAGGTGCCATGAAACGTCTGCAAGTGGCCCTGGCCCTGGGCTGCGCTGCGCTGGTGTATCCCGCTGCAGCGCGGGCCGAACCCATCTCGACCGTCTTCAGCACCACCAGCGGGGCGACGGTGGTGCTGCCCAGCGTGTCGGGCGGGTCGACCCTCGACCTCGGACAGCTGGTGCTGCCCGGCGGCTCGAGCGCGATCGTCTTCGTGGACGGTCTGGACTCGCGCGCCAACGTGCCGGTCACCTTCTCGGTCGTCGATCCGGCGGGGAATCCCTTCACCACGATCACGGCGGAAATCCTCGATCCGCTCTCGGACGGGTTCGATGAGATGGACCCGCATCCGCAGCCGGTCTACGTACCGGCCGGCTACAGCACGTCGAACAATACCGACGGGTTGAGCTTCGCCTGGAACAGCGGCCTGGCACGCAGCGCCGTCTTCGCCGACGGTGGCAGCGCGACGCTGCAGGTCGATGAAGACAGCAATGCGCGCGACCTGTTGTCGTTCCACGGGTTCAGCGGCGGCACGCAGGCCGACATGACGTTCGGGCTGCGCGACAACGCCGGCAACCGCGGCTTCCTGATTCGCTTCAGCGTCGATGGCGGCGATCCCGGCGGGTCATCGACGCCGGAACCGGCATCGCTGCTGCTGCTCGGCACGGCCGTCACCGGCCTGTTGTGGTTCGGACGTCAGCTGGTGTAACCACCTGCATGACCACGGCGACGCAGCGGCCCGCCATCGCGGCGGCACTCCTCACGACCGTTACGCTCGCCGTCTATCTTCCTACGCTGTCGTCGCTCGTCCGGCAGTGGGCGAGCGACGAGAACTACTCGCATGGCTTCCTGGTCGTACCCTGTGCCCTCTACTTCGCGTGGCAGGATCGCGCGCGGATGGCGGCGCGAGGCGGGGCGCCGCGCCGCGTCGGCTTCGTGGTGGTCGCGGCCGCATTGATGCTCTTCCTCGCCGGCCAGTTCGGCGCCGAGCTGTTCCTGTCGCGCGTGTCGCTGCTGGTGCTCATCGCCGGCCTCGTCGTGAGCCTTGCCGGAATGGGTCCGCTCCGTTCGCTGGCGTTTCCATTGACCCTCGCGCTGCTGGCGATCCCGCTGCCCGCGGTCGTCTTCAATCGCATCGCCTTTCCCCTGCAGCTCGTGGCATCGCAGACCGCCGAAACGGTGCTATCGGGCGTCGGCATTCCCGTGCTGCGCGAAGGCAACGTCCTGGTGCTGCCGGCGATGACGCTGGAGGTGGCGCAGGCGTGCAGCGGCATCCGTTCGCTGGTCTCGCTGGTGAGCGTTGCGCTGCTGCTCGGCAGGCTCGCCGGGTCGCGCCCGTGGCCGCGCGCCCTGCTTGCCGCAATGGCTATCCCGATCGCCATCGTCGCCAACGCCGCGCGAGTGGCCGGCACCGCCATGGCGGCGGAGTGGATCGGACCGGCGGCGGCACAGGGTTTCTTTCATGAATTTGCCGGCTGGGTGGTGTTCGTGACGGCCTTCGCGCTGCTGCTCGGCGTCCATCGTCTGTTGCGGCGGCCACCGGCGTACGACGGCCGGCCGATGCCGGCGCCGGTGGTGTCGTGATCGGGCGCGCGCTCGTGTTGTCGGCCATGATCGTCGCGGCGGGCGCGCTCGCCTGTCGGGGGAACAGCACGGACACCGCGACGCCGCGCCATCCGCTCGACGCGTTTCCCCGCGCGATCGAAGGATGGACCGCGGCCGGCGACGTGCCGCTCGATCAGGAGACGCGGGACATCCTTCGCGCCGACGACTATCTCGATCGCAATTTCCGCGGCCCGGACGGGCGCGTGGTCAACCTGTACGTCGCCTACTACGCCAGCCAGCGACAGGGAGAGGCGATTCACTCGCCGCAGAACTGCCTGCCGGGATCCGGCTGGCAGCCCGTCGAGTCGGGCGTCGAGGCGCTTCCGGTCGCGAGCCGCGCGATCCCGGTGAACCGCTATGTGATCGAACGCTCCGGTCTGCGCCAGCTCGCCTACTACTGGTATCAGGGGCGCGGCCGTGTGGTCGCGAACGAATTCGCGAACAAGTTCTGGCTGATCGCCGACGCGGCGCGGTTCGGCCGAAGCGACGGCGCGCTGGTGCGGGTGATGACCACCATGACACCAGGCGCCGGCGGCGCCGCCGACGCCGCGGGCACCGAATTCAGCCGCCGCGCGTTTCCGGTTCTCTCGAGGTATCTGCCATGACCTGCCGAACCCGCTCGCTGTCGCTGGTCGCGGCCGCGGCGTTGGCGCTCACCGCCTGCAATACCGATCCGCACGCCCGCGCGGCCGCTGCCATGCAGAAGGGGGATGCGTACCGGGCGCAGCAGAAATACCCCGAGGCCGCGATCGAATATCGGCGGGCCATCCAGTCGGAGCCGGCCCGCGCCGACGCGCACGCGCGGCTCGCAGAGGTTTACCTGGCGGCGGGCGAGCCGCTCAAGGCGTATCCGGAGTTCGTTCGCGCCACCGATCTCGACAGCAACAACCTCGACGCCGAGGTGAAGGCCGGCAACATCCTGCTGATGATGGGCCGCTTCGAGGACGCCAGCCATCGCGCTGATCTGGTGCTGTCGCGTGATCCGCGCAACGTCGCAGCCTACATTCTTCGCGGCACGGCGCTCGCCGGTCTCAACGAACCGGGCCGGGCCGTGCGGGAGATGGAGCAGGCACTGGCCATCGATCCGGAGAACGCGGCCGCGTATACCGCGCTCGGCCGTGCGCAATGGGCTTCGGGACGCCGCGACGCGGCGGCCCAGTCGCTCGATCGGGCCGTGG
This genomic window contains:
- the guaB gene encoding IMP dehydrogenase, translating into METRTDVLNADQISVGLTTALTFDDVLLVPQHSTILPSAVDVSSWFSRNIRLNVPLASAAMDTVTESRLAIAMAQQGAIGVIHKNLTVEEQAQEVDRVKRSESGMIVNPITLSPTNRIFEALELMKKYRISGVPITQDGSKEGRLVGILTNRDLRFETNVDRPIADIMTREPLFTVSVGTTLDAARDILHRHKVEKLLVVDDQYRLKGLITVKDIQKAIKYPNACKDSLGRLRCGAAIGVGKDAFERAEALVAANVDALVIDTAHGHSQGVLDMVRRVRRQFTAVDVVAGNVATAEATEALIDLGVDAVKVGIGAGSICTTRVVAGIGVPMITAIAECARAAARHKVPIIGDGGIRYSGDITKAMAVGASACMIGSLFAGTDESPGEMILFQGRSFKEYRGMGSLGAMRRGSRDRYFQDEFDLERNPEAAEKLVPEGIEGRVAHKGSVAAMVHQLVGGLRAGMGYTGSKDVATLQHSARMIRVSPAGLREGHVHDVIITKEAPNYRVE
- the secA gene encoding preprotein translocase subunit SecA — protein: MIIDKALAKVFGTANERELKRLTPVVAQVNALEPSIKTLTDEQIRGKTAEFRLRLEQGETLDDLLPEAFAVVREAGRRTLNMRHFDVQLIGGMVLHRGKIAEMKTGEGKTLVATLPAFLNALAGQGVHVVTVNDYLARRDSEWMGRIYRFLGMTVGVIQHDLNDQERQVAYACDITYGTNNEFGFDYLRDNMKFELAHYVQRGHHFAIVDEVDSILIDEARTPLIISGPAEESTELYYEVDHIIPRLAKGATTRGDVKAEDREELEKTGDYIVDEKHKTVTLTESGMAKTEKMMAHRLEPNTDGLYDPANMRVLHHVNQALRAHTLFHLDVEYMVKDGAVVIVDEFTGRLMPGRRWSDGLHQAVEAKEHNSQHPEVKIERENQTLATVTFQNYFRKYKKLSGMTGTADTEAQEFADIYKLDVMVIPTNRQLQRVEEPDTVYRTEKEKYDAIVTDILDKQTSGRPVLVGTVSIEKSERLSKLLKLRGIRHVVLNAKFHAQEAEIVAQAGRKGTVTIATNMAGRGTDILLGGNPEFMARQQALADQIVERLPKGQEKFVDDADFIYFYHLDSFYRAPRGQYEQMFNAYKRSTDVEHDEVVSLGGLHIIATERHEARRIDNQLRGRAGRQGDPGSSRFYLSLEDDLMRIFGSDRISGLMQRLGMEEGVPIEHRMVTKAIERAQKQVEAQNYSVRKHLLEYDDVMNKQRENVYAQRREILEGHVRFEQGEEPLDIRAYLTALAEDMAANTVASYADEKADPEEWDLDALAAAVSEVFGFDPDEREQLDFGSKTAEEMTDLVWDLAKAKYEAKEKLLDDPAILHRVERDIMLQIVDAQWKDHLYSLDHLKEGIGLRGYGQRDPLVEYKKESFELFTAMRDRVEEEIVRYLWRLMPVVGDGTAPAAVPQRPAPRRPSPSQVTLNSPSSQPASPFGAIGGGAPPPGPPRGAGPAQPPRPARTGGDDVVKQVKRDEPKVGRNDPCPCGSGKKYKKCHGVNT
- a CDS encoding M23 family metallopeptidase — translated: MNARRYTVVIADRQTGTVRRLTISLWPTLAMVAGVFALPVLVGMGARWSASAMINGLHANNAALQVENASYRAATGQLAGQVSALQAAVDELGERATVDPTAGRAIDRLPSNVRSRAMGGAVGSGIAPMLRSGLSSPDTVLGVLSDLLGAIGNRLDSVRDSVDRRNALAAATPSIWPVAGWLTSSYGNRIDPFTNDKDFHPGLDISADYGQPVLATADATVASAGANGAYGNMVALDHGFGIMTKYGHLSRIAVMADQHVKRGDVIGYVGSTGRSTGSHLHYEVWMNGKLTNPMTLLAH
- a CDS encoding PEP-CTERM sorting domain-containing protein; its protein translation is MKRLQVALALGCAALVYPAAARAEPISTVFSTTSGATVVLPSVSGGSTLDLGQLVLPGGSSAIVFVDGLDSRANVPVTFSVVDPAGNPFTTITAEILDPLSDGFDEMDPHPQPVYVPAGYSTSNNTDGLSFAWNSGLARSAVFADGGSATLQVDEDSNARDLLSFHGFSGGTQADMTFGLRDNAGNRGFLIRFSVDGGDPGGSSTPEPASLLLLGTAVTGLLWFGRQLV
- a CDS encoding exosortase/archaeosortase family protein is translated as MTTATQRPAIAAALLTTVTLAVYLPTLSSLVRQWASDENYSHGFLVVPCALYFAWQDRARMAARGGAPRRVGFVVVAAALMLFLAGQFGAELFLSRVSLLVLIAGLVVSLAGMGPLRSLAFPLTLALLAIPLPAVVFNRIAFPLQLVASQTAETVLSGVGIPVLREGNVLVLPAMTLEVAQACSGIRSLVSLVSVALLLGRLAGSRPWPRALLAAMAIPIAIVANAARVAGTAMAAEWIGPAAAQGFFHEFAGWVVFVTAFALLLGVHRLLRRPPAYDGRPMPAPVVS
- a CDS encoding EpsI family protein produces the protein MIGRALVLSAMIVAAGALACRGNSTDTATPRHPLDAFPRAIEGWTAAGDVPLDQETRDILRADDYLDRNFRGPDGRVVNLYVAYYASQRQGEAIHSPQNCLPGSGWQPVESGVEALPVASRAIPVNRYVIERSGLRQLAYYWYQGRGRVVANEFANKFWLIADAARFGRSDGALVRVMTTMTPGAGGAADAAGTEFSRRAFPVLSRYLP